The following proteins are encoded in a genomic region of Cryptomeria japonica chromosome 11, Sugi_1.0, whole genome shotgun sequence:
- the LOC131073595 gene encoding uncharacterized protein LOC131073595, translating into MEQAKKTRSGNKTGITGSRPTPLKVSKDSHNCTKIKPVIIYLRSPEVIHTQPKDFKALVQRLTGSSSSCTQHREDFSALQTNTSVFCSLENKETTHQLQATPPPPDVWPINDCLSQLISPPWNSFAEDLDLDMLWDS; encoded by the coding sequence ATGGAGCAGGCGAAAAAGACAAGGAGTGGAAACAAAACGGGGATCACAGGTTCGAGACCCACCCCTCTCAAGGTTTCCAAGGACTCTCACAACTGTACAAAGATTAAACCTGTGATTATATACCTTCGATCTCCTGAAGTTATACACACGCAGCCTAAAGATTTCAAGGCGCTTGTGCAGCGACTCACAGGCTCCTCCTCCTCTTGTACTCAACACAGGGAGGATTTCAGTGCTCTTCAAACAAATACTTCGGTTTTCTGTTCTTTGGAAAATAAAGAGACGACCCACCAACTCCAAGCCACCCCTCCGCCGCCAGACGTATGGCCTATTAATGATTGCCTTTCTCAACTGATTTCTCCGCCATGGAATTCCTTTGCAGAAGACTTGGATTTGGACATGCTTTGGGATTCATAG